Genomic window (Streptomyces sp. TG1A-60):
ACGCACGGTGACGCGACCGGGGCCCGGCCGGGAGGCCGGGCCCCTCGCAGGGGGGCCGAAAAAATCCCCGTGCGGGGATGTCGAGAACCCGTGGCCGGCTCCGTCCCCGCTGTGCACGCGGCCACGGCGCAACCGCGCGGTGGCCGTCGGCGAGGCCGACGGGCCGCGCGCCGGCCTGGCGGCGCTCGCGGCACTGGACGACTCGCTGCCCCGCCACACGGCGGTGGCGGCGTACCTCCACGAGCGCGACGGAGCCCCGACGACGGCGGCACGGCTGTACGCCGAGGCGGCCCGAAAGGCCGCCGACCTCGCCGAACGGGACCACCTGACCCGCCAGGCCGCCCGGCTCAACGCCCGCCGGTCCCACTGAGCGGGTCGCGCTCCGACGGGCCCCCAGGTCCATGACCCGGGGGCCTTACGCCGTGCCGGGGCCCGCGCCCGGTCCGTTACGGCGCGTCGATCAGCTCGTGCGGCGGTACCTGGACCGTGCGGGCACCCGGCTCGCCGCCCAGGATCACCTTGCGGAGGGCCACGTTGTTCTTGTGGTTGGTCTCCTGCAGACGGTTCTCGGGGTTGGCGATGACCTGGATGTGGTACGTGCCGTTCGGCAGGTCGGTGATGTCGAAGGACTGGCCGGGACGGTACTGGGTGTACGTGTCGCCGGAGCCGACGTCGAGGACCTCACGTACGGAGATGGAGCTCTCCTCGCCGCAGGCGGTGGACAGGTCGGTGTTCTCCGGGTGCCAGTTGGCGTTCTTCACCGTGTAGTCGATGGCGTCGGTGTTGGCCAGGCAGAACGCCTCCTTGCCGGAGCGCACCTCCTTGGTCTGGTCCTCGCTGAGCAGGCGGTAGCTGGCGAAGTCCGTGAAGTGCCAGTGCTCGTGGCCGATGCGCGGGTCCCACTCCATGGTGCCGGTGGGCGCGTAGCCGACCTGCTTGCCGCGTGCGTCGTAGAAGTACTGGTACGCGTCCATCAGGTCCGCGCCGGGCTTGCGGAAGCCGTCGACGACGAGGGGCGCGGGGCCCGCGTTCCAGACGTTCGCGCTGAAGGCGAGGTAGTCCTTGCCGGGGACGTCGCCGTCCTCGCCGTCGGTGATGGAGATGTCCCAGGCGGGCAGCGACCGCAGGTCCGGCTTGGGCACGCCCGCGGGGGCGCCAGCCTTGCCGGTGGGCCGCTTGGCGGCGGGCTTCAGCGCGGGCGCGATACGGGAGCCGTCGGTGTGGCCGGGGCCGTCGCCCAGGTGGTCGGCGAGGCCCCGGTCCGCGAGGGCGTGGGAGAGGGCGGGCGGTGTCGGGGCGTCGGCGCCGCGCGGGCCGTAGTGGTGCCCGTCGTGCGCCGCCCGGCCGGACGCCGGATCCGGCTGCGCGGTGTGGCCGCCGTGGCCGCCGCCGTGGTGCGCGGAGGACGACGACCTGGAGGCGGTCAGGCCCTCGCCGCCGCCCTCCTCCACGGGCTCGTCCCGCACGGTCACCTTGATGGTGGGCCGGTCGTCGGGCATGCCGAACAGGTCGCGGTACTTCTTCGCCACGCCCACCCGGGCGGTGTACTCGCCGACCGGCAGGTCCACCGACCTGTCGTAGTCCCACGAGGTGGTGTTGGTCGCCCAGCCCTTCGGAATGCCCCACACCGAGCCCAGCGTCCACGGGTTGGTGGAGCAGCTCTGCGGATAGTGGTTGGTCGCCGGGGCGTCCGGGCGGATCCGGCCCGAGGCGTTGTTCGGGCAGAAGGTCCCCTCGCTCGTGGCCACCTCGTCGCCGGCCGTGTTCCTGACCGAGACCTCCAGAAAGCCGGGCAGCCCGGAGAAGTCGTCGACCAGCCCCTTGGGCAGCGTCCTCGTCTTCGTGGTCCTGCCGTCGCGGAGGATCTGCTTGGCGACGATCGGGTCCTTGTACGACTTCCGCTTCACCTGGAACTCCAGGGGCGCGTTGTCGACCGAGATGTACGTCCCGAGGTCCAGTTGGACGCCCTCGGACCACTCGTAGCGGGTGAGCGTCACGGAGTTCGTGGCCGCGATCAACTTGAGCTGCGGCTTCCCGGGCGTCGCGGCGGGCGCGGCACCGGCGCCGGGTGCGGCACCGGCCATGGCGGCCACGACGGTGAGCGACGCCAGGGCGGCGAGGCCGGGGCGCTTCAGACGTCTGCGCAGGCCCTGACCGGTCGCCCGGTCGGTCGTCCCGTCGGCCGTCCCGTCGGCCGTCCTCCCCGCCGTCCCCTCGGTCCCCGGATCGTTGCTCGGGCTGGTCGTGTTGCTGGTCATCGGTTCCTCGTCTGCGAGTGCCATGGTCAGTGGCAGCGGACTGGACAGCCCACGGACGACGACCGAACGGCCGACCGAACAGGCGCACCCCACACGCCTCGGGCCGGGCCGGACTCTCTCCGCCCTCCCTGTGAGCAACCTATGAGACTGGTAATCGTTTGGCCGGGTTGCCTCCTGACGGGGAATTCGACCCAACGGGCTACGAGCACGGCCCAAACACATGCCCGCACATCCCTGCGGAACCGGCCCCAAGTCCCCGGGGAATCCGCGCAGGAGCGTCACACAGCCTGCACGCGGCCCTGAGAATGGCTCGTTAGCGTTGCTGAGCGCTCGATCCGCTCGATCCCACGTGCGAACGTGACGAGACCGGGCCGCGGCCCGGCGGGTCGACGGCATGCCGACACAGGAAAGACCTCGATGGACTACTGCTCCTCATGTCGCCGACATCTCAACGGCGCCCTCGTGTGCCCCGGCTGCGGCGCCTACGCCCCCGACATAGCCCCGGCCACGGTCGACGGCCACGCCGTCGCGGCCACCGGGTCGGCGATGTTCCCGATGCCGTCGGCACCCTCGGAGACACCGACGCTGCCGGTCGTGCCGACGGTGCCTGCGGCGACGTGGGAGTACGGTGCCGCCGTCACGGGCGGTGGTTGGTACGACGGCTCACTGGCGGGTGGCTCACCGGCCGGTGGATCGATGGCCGGTCGGCCACTGTTCGACGGGCGGGGTTTCGACGGACCGGACCTTGACGGACCGGGCTTCGACGAGTTCGCGGTCGACGGGCCCACGGCCGGGTTCGACGGGGACGAGATCGCGCGGACCGAGCGGCTGCTAGTCGACGGGCCGCACGCCACGGCGATGGAGGCCGCCGGGCCGGGGGACCAGGGCCTGCGGGCCCGCACCGGGGAGGCGCCCGGCGTCGAGGACATGGACGCGGACGTGGGCCTGGACGTGGAGGGCTCTCCGGCGCTGTCGCAGGGGCGGGCCGCTCGGCGCCGTCAGCTGGCGCGGTGGAAGAAGAACCAGCGCCGGGCCGTGGTCGCGACCGCCGTCGCGCTGGTCGGCGGCGGCCTGACCGTCATGGGGATGGACCGGCAGTCCACCGACCGGACCCAGGCGGCCATGGCGCCGGACGCCGAGACCCTGGGCGCCGTCAAGGAACAGGGCTCGCAGCGCGGCCGTGCCTCGGCGACGGAGACCGACGACGCCCGCAGCACGTCGAACACGCCCGGCACGCGGTCACCGGCCGGCAACACCTCGCGCGACCGCTCCGCCGCCGATCTCCCGAACTACCGCGCGGACAACCCCGGCTCCGCTGGTACCGACTCCTCGACGCCGTCCGCCCAGCGGGCGCAGACCGGCTCCTCGGGCGCCGGCAAGTCGCTCACCGACACCGTCGCCGGCATACCGGCGGACGAGACGACCACACCTCCGGCCACCGGCAACGCGGGCTCCTCGACGGACCCGAGCACGGGCTCGGACGCTGCGGGGACGGACACGGGGACGGACACGAGCACCGGCTCCGATTCCGGCTCGGGATCGGGATCGGGATCGGGCAGCGGCACGGGCTCCGGATCGGACACGGGCACGGGCACGGGCACGGGCACGGGCACGTCGGACGGTTCGAGCTCCGACACGGCGACGACCTCACCGTCGGGCCTGTGCCTCCTCGGCGTCGTGTGCGTGAGCTGACGACCGAACGCCCGCACGCGCACCGACCGCCGACCGGTCAACCGACGGACCTGATCAACGTCGCTGGAGGAGCACCGCTCTGCCGAACCGGCGCGGTCAGTGCTGCCGCACATTGCCCGGGATTCCCCGGTCGTACGCCGCGGCCACTGCGGTCGCGCGGTCGTTGACACCCAACTTGGCGTACTGGTGCGTGAGGTGGGTCTTGACCGTGGCCTCGCTGATGAACAGGGTGCGGGCGAGCTCACGGTTCACGGCGCCCTTGGCGACCCAGGAAGTCGGCCGACTCTGCGATGCGGCGCAGCTCTCTCAGGTGGGCCGCCAGTGCCTCGCGGCCTGCATGTGTCAGTGCGAGCCAGGTCCTGACACGGGAGCCGAGGGTCTCCTTGCGCAGCGTCAGATAGCCGGCTTTCTGAAGGGCCTTCAGCTGCTTGCTCAGTACAGAGTCGCTGACTCCGGGCGCGTCGCGCACCTCGGAGAAGCCGAGTGATTCGACGGAGCTGAGCATCGCGCAGATCCGGAGGCGGTTGTACGGGTGGATCACCGCATCAGAGGCTGCCTCGGTCATCCTCGCTGCCAGGTCCAGTCCAACTCCCGTGCTGCCACGTTCGATCGCTCCCAGCGGCCAGGCCGGGTGTGCCTTCGGTGTGCCGGGGCGCGGCATGCCGACGGGAGCCGTTGAGGGGCCGGGCCGGACGTGAAGGGGCCGGCCCGACACCCACCGTGTCGAGCCGGCCCCTTCTGCTCCTGGCCGGCGGTCAGTCCGTGCCGAACTCCATCGCCGCGCGGTCGAGGAGCTTGTCGGCGTCGGAGCCGGTGGTCTCGCCGCGGGAGGCGATGGCCTCTGCGCCGCCCTCGGGGAGGCTGCCGATGAGGCCGGTCGCGGCGGCCTGGGCGGCGCCGATCGCGGGGCTGCCGGTGCCGATGAGGCCGAGGACGGCATACTGCTCCAGCTTGGCGCGGGAGTCGGCGATGTCGAGGTTGCGCATGGTCAGCTGGCCGATGCGGTCGACGGGGCCGAAGGCGGCGTCCTCGGTGCGCTCCATGGACAGCTTGTCGGGGTGGTAGCTGAAGGCGGGGCCGGTGGTGTCGAGGATCGAGTAGTCCTCGCCGCGCCGCAGCCGCAGGGCGACCTCGCCGGTGACGGCGGAGCCGACCCAGCGCTGCAGGGACTCGCGGATCATCAGGGCCTGCGGGTCGAGCCAGCGGCCCTCGTACATCAGCCGGCCGAGGCGACGGCCCTCGGAGTGGTACTGGGCGAGGGTGTCCTCGTTGTGGACGGCGTTGACGAGACGCTCGTACGCGATGTGCAGGAGGGCCATGCCGGGGGCCTCGTAGATGCCGCGGCTCTTGGCCTCGATGATGCGGTTCTCGATCTGGTCGGACATGCCGAGGCCGTGCCGGCCGCCGATGGCGTTGGTCTCCATCACCAGGTCGACGGGGCTGGCGAACTCCTTGCCGTTGACCGTCACCGGCCGGCCCTGGTCGAAGCCGATGGTGACGTCCTCGGTGGCGATGTCCACCTCGGGGTCCCAGAAGCGGACGCCCATGATCGGCTCGACGGTCTCGACGCCGGTGTCCAGGTGCTCCAGGGTCTTGGCCTCATGGGTGGCGCCCCAGATGTTGGCGTCCGTGGAGTACGCCTTCTCCGTGCTGTCCCGGTAGGGCAGCCGGTGGGCGACCAGCCACTCCGACATCTCCTTGCGCCCGCCGAGCTCGGTGACGAAGTCGGCGTCCAGCCAGGGCTTGTAGATCCTCAGGTGCGGGTTGGCGAGCAGGCCGTAGCGGTAGAACCGCTCGATGTCGTTGCCCTTGAAGGTCGAGCCGTCGCCCCAGATCTGGACGTCGTCCTCCAGCATCGCCCGGACCAGCAGCGTGCCGGTGACCGCACGGCCGAGGGGGGTGGTGTTGAAGTACGCCCGCCCGCCCGAGCGGATGTGGAACGCGCCGCACGTCAGTGCGGCCAGGCCCTCCTCGACCAGCGCGGCGCGGCAGTCGACCAGGCGGGCCACCTCGGCACCGTAGGTCTTCGCGCGGCCGGGCACCGAGGCGATGTCGGGCTCGTC
Coding sequences:
- a CDS encoding lysyl oxidase family protein gives rise to the protein MTSNTTSPSNDPGTEGTAGRTADGTADGTTDRATGQGLRRRLKRPGLAALASLTVVAAMAGAAPGAGAAPAATPGKPQLKLIAATNSVTLTRYEWSEGVQLDLGTYISVDNAPLEFQVKRKSYKDPIVAKQILRDGRTTKTRTLPKGLVDDFSGLPGFLEVSVRNTAGDEVATSEGTFCPNNASGRIRPDAPATNHYPQSCSTNPWTLGSVWGIPKGWATNTTSWDYDRSVDLPVGEYTARVGVAKKYRDLFGMPDDRPTIKVTVRDEPVEEGGGEGLTASRSSSSAHHGGGHGGHTAQPDPASGRAAHDGHHYGPRGADAPTPPALSHALADRGLADHLGDGPGHTDGSRIAPALKPAAKRPTGKAGAPAGVPKPDLRSLPAWDISITDGEDGDVPGKDYLAFSANVWNAGPAPLVVDGFRKPGADLMDAYQYFYDARGKQVGYAPTGTMEWDPRIGHEHWHFTDFASYRLLSEDQTKEVRSGKEAFCLANTDAIDYTVKNANWHPENTDLSTACGEESSISVREVLDVGSGDTYTQYRPGQSFDITDLPNGTYHIQVIANPENRLQETNHKNNVALRKVILGGEPGARTVQVPPHELIDAP
- a CDS encoding transcriptional regulator: MTEAASDAVIHPYNRLRICAMLSSVESLGFSEVRDAPGVSDSVLSKQLKALQKAGYLTLRKETLGSRVRTWLALTHAGREALAAHLRELRRIAESADFLGRQGRREP
- the argG gene encoding argininosuccinate synthase, translating into MSKVLTSLPAGERVGIAFSGGLDTSVAVAWMRDKGAVPCTYTADIGQYDEPDIASVPGRAKTYGAEVARLVDCRAALVEEGLAALTCGAFHIRSGGRAYFNTTPLGRAVTGTLLVRAMLEDDVQIWGDGSTFKGNDIERFYRYGLLANPHLRIYKPWLDADFVTELGGRKEMSEWLVAHRLPYRDSTEKAYSTDANIWGATHEAKTLEHLDTGVETVEPIMGVRFWDPEVDIATEDVTIGFDQGRPVTVNGKEFASPVDLVMETNAIGGRHGLGMSDQIENRIIEAKSRGIYEAPGMALLHIAYERLVNAVHNEDTLAQYHSEGRRLGRLMYEGRWLDPQALMIRESLQRWVGSAVTGEVALRLRRGEDYSILDTTGPAFSYHPDKLSMERTEDAAFGPVDRIGQLTMRNLDIADSRAKLEQYAVLGLIGTGSPAIGAAQAAATGLIGSLPEGGAEAIASRGETTGSDADKLLDRAAMEFGTD